GGAGATTAGAGATTAGGAGTTTTGAAAAGTTGAGAAATCTCAAATTTAGTTTGATAtacttattatcaaattaaatttataattacttCTAACAACGACTTAAATAATTCGTAAAAGTATGTAAAATGTAGATTTTCAGATAAGTTGGAGTTCCAACTTCTCCATtcccatttttctttttttaaaaaaagtttcagtttttttttatgCATCTGTTTGGATTAGCTGGGCCTGCTAAGATTATCTTAAATTGTGCAAAATCCAACCAAACGCCTTGGTACATTAggctaatttttttaatgtttgttGAGTTAAAGACCGGGTGCCAAGTGAAACAAGTGGAGGTACAAGCCCAACATGAGCAAACCCAGACCCACACCCCAGCAGAAGATCCAACCCAAACTCGCATTCTCTCAGCGGGCCCATGTGCAGTTCAACCCAAAACGATGCCATATGAATTTTTGGGTTCCGTCTGAATCTCGAAGCAACAATCCACCGCGATCACCTCTGCCTTGGCCATAGCTGAAAAAGAAGAACGGTCGAAACAGAAAAAACACAGCATGTGTGTCTAAAGAATCAAACCCTATACAATCACAGGGACATGCAATACCAGATCCAAACGATGGAAAAgtaaaaactaaaagaaaatttaaaacgAAGCTTACCCACAACCAACATAGACCCTCTACCGCTAGCCAAATAGCTCAAAATCACAAGGAAAAGAAGCTTGAGGCTCTAATATAATGAACACCACAGTAAAAGAGGAGACCCGACAGATCTCTCCAGAAGCGTCAATAGTTGGACACAGCGACGTGATCCCGAGTTGTCGATATCAATAAAAGCCCTGCCTCAAGCAGAGATAAAATGTCTTAATGATCAAAACCCAAAAATATGATACTGGAACCAACGAACCCACAGACAGTATACTGAAATCAACAACCTGTTTTCTTTGTGGATTTAGACCTGTTAagcttgtgttttttttttttttttttttgggggcgGGGGTCCTGAATGGACTCTTGCCTTATAAGATTTAAATGCAAATGAATATGtttaaacaataaataaataaaaacctaGCTAAGCCATCAACTGGTTGAAAATTGATACTAACTACAGCATCAAGCATTAGCTATTAGTGGGTGATTCTTCGAGGAACTTCAAATCTCAAATAGTAAGTCTAAGTTCATACGCCTTCTCATGCTGTCATGTGCTCTCCATTTTGTCTGAAGTTAACAGCTGAACCCCACATAAGATATTCtttagagaattttttttttcttcattgggTATTGGAAATTCTTAAAGCAGAACAAGCAAGTTGCTAGGGTTTACATCCATAATATTCTGTATTTATTGAAAAACTACCATTAATATCATTCTTTTGCAGCATTTTAATAGGAATTTGCATTAGGTGTGTTTCTTTCCtaataataaatttgtagaAACTTTTTCTATTTCATTAACCTGAATGGTTTGATTAAGTTCGTTCAAAATTTTCtattctcttttatttatatattttgattacaAGTAGAGGAAGGATGGAATCGAACCTGGATTCTTCAGTTCAACATATGCAGTTACCACCTTAATGTGCATGCTGTTCATCTGCTTACAACACCTCATGGAATTTTCACATATTAAACTGTATTTACTTTGTAAGATTTAAACATATCTGGCTGTCTCCTAGCTAAAGCCTAGGCCTAAACTCCATTTAGGGTTTCACCATACTCAAGAATCTGAACTACCTCTTTATATTGAAGAGTGAATTAATCGAAACTTCTTTACTTAGATactctaaatattattatatcttGTTCAAACTCTCGGCATGAAAAAATTACAGAAGCAAAATCTATAGTTTCACATCATAGTTAAGTGTGAGTAGGCAGATTGTGTGTATCTAATCTTCATCATCATGAACTTAGAAACCAGCATACTTACTTTACACGCCTACTGTacaaattaacaataaagaaAACTAAAACAATGTGCATCCCATTAGCCGTATGCTGCTTTGAAACtgaatttacataaaaattttcaagtataatttatcattaagcagtatttttttaatgataatcaCCATTAATGGAGATAGATCAAGGTAATTTATTCATTGCATGTTTAATATACAAGCCGCATATTCTTGAGACCTTAAACTTTTGtacttttaaaatgttttttaattCGTTTTCAAGCTAATTTGTCCTCTCAGCTTTGCTAGTTATGGAGTTAATATTAAGAGTTTGTGAAGGGACCACATACATCACTCTTCATTTCTTCTGGTTTTTGCAGAGACAATGTTCCATATTGAAGCTGTGGTCCCTCTCTCCTTTTTGTACCCCATTTGAGAGCACATTACATTAAgaattttcataataaaattgaagTGGCAGAATCAGAGGACAACTCATGATAAAGATTAAGATTTAGTTCTGTAAATCCGGCATCCATATCTTGAGTGGAGGATGGAAAATGTCCTGATCTTTGTCTAGACCaaactataaatatatataaagacCAAGCCCTAGCATTAGGCATTGATGGAAAGAAGACCATAGAAGGTAGCTAGCCAAAGGAGAGGGGAagtgaaaaaaaattacaatcacACTTAATTTGCAAGTTCTTGAAAGCATAATAGATTAGCAAATGTGAATGTTTGAAGAGAAAATTCTTATTCCCTTTAATCCCACTCCTATATATGGATACTTTTATTTTAAGCTTTTCTTCTTTTGAATAAAGTCAGGGCTAGAAAATTAGTGATGAGAAGTCGGAATAGCATTAGAGAAATTGACAAAGGGGTCGTTGAACGAAAATCAAGATTCTGGACAAAATGATGAAGAAAGTGCCTAGAAAATCAGGAAATTTTGTTGTAACATGAACTTAATTCTCGTGTAATGTCGTCAAGGAGATTTAGAAAAATTGTTTTCTTGCTTACGTGTTCCAGCCGCATAAGACAAAAGAAATCAAGTATTTGAAAAGATAGGCGTAATGATACGGTGACCTAATAAACCCTAACAATGACCAAGGACCACTTATTTCATGATATGGGAAGCACCTGGAGAGCATATATAGCAATCCtccaaaatttttttcaaaactaATGTAATTCTATAATTTAACTTCTGTCCATACAGTGTGTTGAAAgttagttaaagttttaaaaatccgtttttaatatattttttttatatatatatattaaaaaattataaataaaaatactcaaagatttaatttaataataaatatttaatttagattaGAGAATGAAATGCTTATTAGCATTTCAATCTGATGTATGTATAAATTGAGCTTAGGCAACTACTTTCTGTGTACATACTTCTTCGATCATTAAGCTTGTTACAGACctgattcaaaattaaaaagaaaaagctcgTAAACAGATGTATTgaaagtgtatatatatatatacaaaaagaAGCTCGTAAACAGATGTAATGAAGTACAATCTCTGTCAGAAACTATGGATATGGAGTCTAAACAATTCTCCAAGAAAAAGGCAGACATTCAAATATGGTAAATGCTTGTATAAAATAATGGACTTGTAGATTAAAATATGCCGCTAGATCGGTGCCATTCCACCACTTGGGTCACCCACTTTAGTTCGCATTTCATCTTGTTAACCCTAAGCCTACTAAAGACTACGCCATGGGTTCTCTGAAGAAGGAGAAGTTAAACTCTACCAGTACCACTACTGAGCAGAGTTGCACAAATCCTAGTTGCTTCTTTTGCGCCATGAAAGAGCAAAACTTGTCGCTCAGGCGAGCTGGAATAGCAAGTTGTTTCAAGGAAATGCCCATCAAAGACAGCCAAGAACACGTTCTGGTGCTTAGCAGTTTATGGAACATTGCTATGACACAGCCAGATGATCCAGAGTTTCCATCTCTCGGCATCTTCAATTGCATGGCAAGGTTGATCCAGAAAGGTGTTAATGATAGAAGCTGGCTTCTTGGGGATGAAAACATATATGTCCCTTATTATGCAGCTCATGTAATCGGCTCTTACACTATGAACAAGGTTGAGTTTGCAGTGAGAGCTGTTGAATCAGGTGTTATACCACCATTAATGGAGCTTTTACGAGGAAAGATTAGTTGGGTTGAGCAAAGAGTTGCTGTTAGAGCACTTGGTCACCTGGCAAGTTATGAAAGAACCTTTGCAGCAGTAGCAGTGCACGAACGAGAGGTAGTGAAATTAGCCACAGAGATAGCTTCAACTTGCATTGATGTGGTGTTTGATAAATTTGTTGGGCTGAAGGATACAGCGAAGAGGTTGAAGTATCATAGTAACTTGCTTACAAGAGGCGTTGGAGGGCTGGACATGGAGAACAGGAAGGCAGAGGAATGGGCTAGCCAACTTCAATGTTGGTCTCTCTATCTTTTAAATTGCTTTGCTTGCAAGGAGAGGTGTTTAGATCTCATTTGCAGACAagaatttttaaaagatttgtGTGGAATGTGGGGTCGATTGGTGAATCATTCATCACCTGCAGGAATAGGACTCATTAGAATATTGTGCTACAgtaaaaatggaagaaaaagcaTTGCTGAATCTAAAGAAGTTATAAACAATATCTGCAATCTCTCGAGATCTTCAGATGATTGGCAGTACATGGGTATCGATTGTCTTCTATTACTTCTCAAAGATCAAGATACCAGGTATAAAATCATAGAAATCGCCACCTTGTTTCTTGCGGATTTGGTTGAACTTAAAAGCCTTGGTATTAGGTCAAATGTTGGTGAAGCAATCACAAGAGCACTCCTCTTAGACTACAAAAAAAGCAAATCGAAGATAAAGAACAAAAAAGCTCTAGATGTGTTGCAAGAAATATGGGATTTGAAAGTAGAGAAGAGAAAACTAGAGAAAATAATGCTGTCAGAAGAAAAGGCCGAGAAAATGAGGGTTTTGGTGGGTTTAATAAAGCAACAAGGAAACCAAATGTTCTGTTTAGGAGACATAGAAGAAGCTTTAGTTAAGTACACTGAAGCATTAGACATATGCCCACTGAGATTAAGAAATGAAAGAATGGTTCTTCATAGTAATAGAGCTCAGTGTCACTTGCTGCTAAGAGACCCAGATGCAGCCATAAGCGACTCAACTCGAGCTCTTTGCCTGTCAAACCCAGCAAACTCTCATAGCAAAAGCCTTTGGAGAAGATCACAAGCTTATGACATGAAAGGGTTGGCTAAGGAGAGCTTGATGGACTGTATAATGTTCATCAATGGCTGCATCAAAACAGAAACAGGCAAACGTGTGAAAATCCCATATTATGCTGCACGCATGATCAGCAAACAGACGGAAGCCACTTGGCTATTTGCGAGTGCCAAGTCAAAGGCATCAAGAAATGAAGCAGTACAAGAATCGGACGGCGAATATGTCTTGCAGAAATATGAGGAAATAATGAAAATTATGATGGAGAAAAAGTGCTTCATCTCTGGTAAGTGAACGTTAAAGTTTGAATTTCTTCTTTTTGCAatgttaatttcaaatttaaatgttaTTGTTTCTGTTGCTTGGAGCTTTTCAGGCCTGTCAACCATAATGGAAGAGCCGCTTGGGGGAAAAGAAGAGAGCAAAAGGAAGTTGGGCAGGCGGCCGAGAAGGGGTAAAAATCAGGCGATTGTGGTCCGATCAACGTAGGGCATGAAGAGTGGTGGGTGTACTTTTGGCTTTTGCCTCTTTTTGTTTAGTGGTTATATAAGTTGGGATTTGGACCATGATGTTGATTTTACAATAGAAATGGAGAATGAAATTAGGGAATATCTCATGGAATATTTACTAATTTCGAAAATTTTCTATCAACATAAACTACCTCATCACTTAAAGGCTTTAAATGTTAGAAGAAACATAATTAAAGATAtttatatttacaaaataatggaaatttaaattttaattaaaaaaaaatcccatCATGAGTCTAGTTtttacatttaattaatttaaaattcaaattcattttgttttttttttcttttttaagaaaaagtCTAGTGTAGATTTGAGGTTTTTATTAATgctcaaattattattaatttttttttcaatactaGCTAATAGACATTAATATGGATTCATATGGTTAGGCATTGGTGTAAAGTTAAAAGATTGATTTGTCTTTGTGCAAAATTTCAAAGATAAATCATGGTTAGGCAGATCAACACCGGCATGCAACTATTGACAAATCTTGTTTTGCTGTCTcctactttttttcttttattttccaattttagcttaattaaaaatatccaAATGATTAcgtaattactttttaattttatattttcaatcaaattttaaataaataaaactaatcaTAATTGAATTGATATAtagaatttataattatttttaaaaagaatataACACAcgctatattataatttaatatatttataaataattattaaaataaatctaaCTAACTTTTAATGTgcaacattttataaaaaattttgtgaaatttaatttaaataaacaattgattcaactgattctttttaatgaattattaataatatgcttaatttatatttaatttttataatttttattttaaatatcttaatagattataatttttatttaagaatttaataaattaattacaaataaaaCTAGAACACATAAGTATGAATTTAGCTAATTttagatttgattttttttttcttttgaatcaATTATTTGTATATCCCTAGATCTAATTAAGGAAGGAGATTCAATGGATTAGGCAAGGTCTAGTTGCTTATGTACTGGGCTTTACTTAGCccatgaaaagaaaaattccCATTAAAAACACTTGTGCCTTTTTTCAGTAATTATTGTAGAATTGTTAAGAGAGAGAATTTTTTTATagttagaaaatatttaaaattaatttaaaattattttttacataatttaactacataataatattaaaataaaaaaataattttttttctaaatttttttgatTGACAGCAtctaaaatatgtttttttctaaaaaaaatttctttactttttataattaaatatgaattaatatttgATAACCGCTAGGTTTCACTACCCTAGTAAGAGGCCGAACCTACAGTAACAAGACCGGTCCAGGACCTGCGGAATCCTACAAGTGAGAAGATCTAGCCCATTCATTCTTGAGATCGGGCTTTTCTCAGGACCCAACCTTCTCTTTCCAAGCCCGGCCTGAAAGCTTAGCAAAATGAGGATCACTGGCCCAGTTCCGAACTGCTCGATTAACCCACGTGCTAaaagagagaattaaatggccgttacgcatggagcaaaTATTTGATGTCTTCGTACGACCGTATCCGTatgacagagacaggtggcccaatgacagtGAAACCATTACACGTCATTGACAGgctaagaaaaagaataaaaggagaggaaccAAGCTTACAAACCCTTTGTGAAATCCTATTTTTTCTAGATCTTATAACatcaatattatttatatatatatataattaatttatatttaaaaaaataataaaatatttttcaatttaatacaTGAGCGAACTCAGTTGTCAGTTCCTATAATATATGgaataaaatcatttataatCATAAGCCATCAATGTCATCTAATAATTGGGTTTCCCTCAAAGACAGTTGGCCGTAGATCTACTTTTCAGCTTGGAATTAATACGTGCATCCAACGGTTAATATTAAGACAACGTAATGATcgaggaaaaacacaagatatTTTGTTTTATTCTTCTATAAAATTAGGAAATGTATATGGACGCTATAACGCTCTTATACGTTTTTTTTTCCTCCCTTCTTCTCAAGATAATAATTCGTTAAAAGATTAAAAAGCCAAGCATATTGCATTTCATGGTTAATATTAATTGGGTTGATTGGTAAATAATTTAagcttataattaatattttatta
The sequence above is a segment of the Manihot esculenta cultivar AM560-2 chromosome 5, M.esculenta_v8, whole genome shotgun sequence genome. Coding sequences within it:
- the LOC110616310 gene encoding uncharacterized protein LOC110616310, which codes for MGSLKKEKLNSTSTTTEQSCTNPSCFFCAMKEQNLSLRRAGIASCFKEMPIKDSQEHVLVLSSLWNIAMTQPDDPEFPSLGIFNCMARLIQKGVNDRSWLLGDENIYVPYYAAHVIGSYTMNKVEFAVRAVESGVIPPLMELLRGKISWVEQRVAVRALGHLASYERTFAAVAVHEREVVKLATEIASTCIDVVFDKFVGLKDTAKRLKYHSNLLTRGVGGLDMENRKAEEWASQLQCWSLYLLNCFACKERCLDLICRQEFLKDLCGMWGRLVNHSSPAGIGLIRILCYSKNGRKSIAESKEVINNICNLSRSSDDWQYMGIDCLLLLLKDQDTRYKIIEIATLFLADLVELKSLGIRSNVGEAITRALLLDYKKSKSKIKNKKALDVLQEIWDLKVEKRKLEKIMLSEEKAEKMRVLVGLIKQQGNQMFCLGDIEEALVKYTEALDICPLRLRNERMVLHSNRAQCHLLLRDPDAAISDSTRALCLSNPANSHSKSLWRRSQAYDMKGLAKESLMDCIMFINGCIKTETGKRVKIPYYAARMISKQTEATWLFASAKSKASRNEAVQESDGEYVLQKYEEIMKIMMEKKCFISGLSTIMEEPLGGKEESKRKLGRRPRRGKNQAIVVRST